AGGCGACATAATCGATCTTGCCGGTGCCCAGCAGCGGCAGTGTCTTTAAATGCGCGATCTTGCGCGGCACGGCCAGTTCCGGCGCACCCAAAGCCCGCGCCGCCTGCGCCAGCGCCTCGCGTTTCAGTGACCCGTCGGTGGTGAAAAGCACCAGCGACTCGCCACGCTTGAGGTCGCTCTGCGTGCTGACGGCGTGTTGGTGCTGGGGCGAAGCGGTTGCGGCAATGTTTTCGACCGTCTCCAGCGACACCATTTCGCCGGCGATCTTGGCAAAGCGTTTGACGCGGCCCTTGATGGTGATGAAACCATCGCCGTCGATCTCGACCACGTCGCCGGTGTTATACCAGCCGAGGCCGTACTCGGTGCGCGGCGGCTTGAGCGTCCCCGGATGATCGTGGAGAAAATAACCCAGCATGATGTTTGGACCGCGCACGTGCAGGATGCCGCCGTCGGCAATGCCGGGCACGGCGTCGAGCCGGTATTCGATGCCGGGCAGCAACGTGCCGACCGAGCCGGGCCTGTTCGCCATTGGCGTGTTGACCGCCAGCACTGGCGCGCACTCGGTCGCGCCATAGCCTTCAAGGATGCGCAGGCCGAATTTTTCCATCCAGATTTTACGGACTTCGTCATTCAGTTTCTCTGCGCCGGCGACCACATAACGCAACCGGTAGAAATCGTAAGGATGGGCAAACCTGGCATAGTTGCCGAGAAAGGTGCTGGTGCCGAACAGCACGGTGCAACCGCGGTCGTAGATGATTTCGGGGATGATGCGGTAGTGCAGCGGTGAGGGATATAAAAACAGTTTGCACCCCGTCACCAGCGGCATGATGGCGCCGCAGGTCAGGCCGAAGGCGTGGAATACCGGCAGTGCGATTAAAAATTTGTCCGCCGGCGAGAAATCGATGACGGCGCGCACTTGCGCGATGTTGGCGAGCAGGGCGTTGTGGCTGATGGCCACGCCCTTGGGCCTGCCCTCCGATCCGGAGGTGAACAGCACCACCGCCGGCGCATAGGGCGAGGTTTGCAACGTCGCCCGGCGCGGGAAGAGCAGGGCGGACAGCAGCCATAACTTATCCCGCCAGGTCAGCAGGCCGCGGAGATCCTCCAAATAGAACACCCGGACGTTTTCCAGTGCGGCCACTGTCCCGGTCAATTTCGCAGCGTGCAGGAATTTTCGCGAGGTGATGATGGTTCGCACCCCGGCCACGAAGCAGGCGTTCTGCATCCCCTGCGTTCCGGCGGTGTAGTTCAGCATTGCCGGTATGCGGCGGAAGGCGCTCATGCCGAAGATCAGGCAGACCGTGGCGCTGATATTGGGTAACAGAAGCCCAACGCATTCGTTTTCGCCAGTGAACTTGCACACGATGCGGCCCAGCGCGAGGCTGGTCCCGAGCAGATGGCCATAAGATTCCTCCTCCTGCCGCATGTCTTCCAGCAACAATGTACCGCGGCCATGCACGGCGATGGCGTCGAGAAATGCCGAGAATAATGTCTGTTCCGGACGCGAGGCGAAGATCATCTCCTGCATCAGCCGGCGCAGCGCCTCACCGGCCTTCTTGCGGCGCAGTTTGGCGGTGGGCGCATCGGGCATGGCCAGGCGGGTGGTCGGCAGCATCGTGAGTGTG
This DNA window, taken from Gammaproteobacteria bacterium, encodes the following:
- the aas gene encoding bifunctional acyl-ACP--phospholipid O-acyltransferase/long-chain-fatty-acid--ACP ligase, translated to MLRICLRWLCGLLFRVRVEGNVGAGHNGKLLVIANHESFLDGLLLGLFLPLRPTFVVHTQVLRNPLFRFILSYVPHLAVDPTSPMAMKKVIALLESDQPVVIFPEGRITVTGSLMKVYEGPAFVAARTGATLLPVRLDGPARSYFSRLSGRHPRALFPRITLTMLPTTRLAMPDAPTAKLRRKKAGEALRRLMQEMIFASRPEQTLFSAFLDAIAVHGRGTLLLEDMRQEEESYGHLLGTSLALGRIVCKFTGENECVGLLLPNISATVCLIFGMSAFRRIPAMLNYTAGTQGMQNACFVAGVRTIITSRKFLHAAKLTGTVAALENVRVFYLEDLRGLLTWRDKLWLLSALLFPRRATLQTSPYAPAVVLFTSGSEGRPKGVAISHNALLANIAQVRAVIDFSPADKFLIALPVFHAFGLTCGAIMPLVTGCKLFLYPSPLHYRIIPEIIYDRGCTVLFGTSTFLGNYARFAHPYDFYRLRYVVAGAEKLNDEVRKIWMEKFGLRILEGYGATECAPVLAVNTPMANRPGSVGTLLPGIEYRLDAVPGIADGGILHVRGPNIMLGYFLHDHPGTLKPPRTEYGLGWYNTGDVVEIDGDGFITIKGRVKRFAKIAGEMVSLETVENIAATASPQHQHAVSTQSDLKRGESLVLFTTDGSLKREALAQAARALGAPELAVPRKIAHLKTLPLLGTGKIDYVALKKLADS